A window of Candidatus Omnitrophota bacterium genomic DNA:
GTCAACACCAACCTCACCGCGTCAAAAAGCGGCGAGTGGGATTACGAGGTGACGGCGGGGATTTGGCAGCTTTTCGTGCGTGTCGATGGAACGTTTCAAGCGCGCCACGAGGGCGACATCTTCACCTACCGCTTCGCCGGACTAGGCGTAGGCCGGGGAGCAAACTTCAAGCCGCTGGATTTAGACATACTAAACTGGGAAAATATCAGCGTCGTGGGCGACAGCGTGCGTTGGTCTGAGGTTCTGCCCAACGTGGACGTGACAGTGCGCTATATCCACGATATTCTCAAGGTGGATGTAAAAGTAAAACAAGCGTTGATGGCGAACTTGCGAGCGCAGACGAAAGCGGGAGCATTGGACGCCGGTGAATTCCTAACGGCGCGTTTCGAAATCCCGCAAGCGCTCGTAACCAGCCAACCCATGCAAAACGGGGAAGCGCGCGACCTCTACGCCGAACCAATCAGCGTAGATCAGCCGCTGTACTTCGAAAAGAACGGCAAGGCCATTCAAAAACTGCGCCCGGTAGAAACTTACATTCTCGATGCCAAAGGCGACCCCATCGAGGATCGCTCGATAACTATCCAAACCGCCCAGCAATGGCGTCTCAGCCAAGAAGGCGCAGGCGTTGCGGAGATGTCGGCGCGGCTGGGAGATTTGGCGGATGCCCCGGATGGGGATGTGGTCATCGATCCGAGTATGGTGTTCGAATCCCAGAACTTGATCGTCGATTCCCTTCTCGATTATGAAAATCAAAGTACGAATTACTTCAGCGCAACATCGGTTTCAATGAGTTATAAAGATCGGTTTATTATTGGTTTTAATGTGGGCAATTCATCCGCTCTCTTGCCTGAAGGCATTACCGTCACCGATGCTAAAATATCATTGCACCTTATTTCCAATTCGGCATCGGATGATTTCCGTTTTCACAAAGTAAAAGAGAATTGGGACGGCATGTATGTAACGTGGTATAATAAAGCGAATAATTCATTATGGACAACATTAGGCGGTTACTTTGAAGATTGGCATTACGCAAGTCCGAAGGTTACAATTCCTTATATATCGCCATTTGTAGGCGGCGATATTGAAATACCTGTTCCACAAATATTCAAATCGCATTACTCCAATACGGTGAACCATACGTATTACCGAGGATCTATATTAAAGAGAGTTGTTGATACATCGGGATCGAATGTCACAAACATTGCGACATGCGATAATACAACGGTTGCGTATAGGCCTAAACTCACGGTCTCATACAAAAAAGTATTTGGCTGCGATATCGGCGCTCAATATCATGATATATCTGTTGCCAATCGAGCCGCAAATGCGGATGCCGATGGATTCAAAATTTTTCGCTACTTTATTGGGAATGAAGATAATCCTTCAACAAAAATACCGTTGTATTTTAGCGGAATCGAAAGTGATCAAAAAGTAATTTGTGTATTTCCAGCGAAAACAGGCGTATATAGCTATTCCTCTGCCAATGATTATGCATCTAACATAATTACAAGAATGGGATATATTAATAGTAGTGATTTCTACAAAGTGGCAGCCATAGAATTAGGTAACGAAGAAGAAGGAGTTTGGTGGAGTACGCCGCCACCACCATGGTGGTATGGTTCACAGGCGGATGGGGGGCGTTTCGCTGATTATTATCTGGCGGCTAGATCAAGCATCAAGCAACAATCATGGGGGAATCAAGTTGAGATTATCAGCGGGGGTACAATAAGTCAACATGGGTTTTTATCGTTTGGTTCAAGCTACCAATATGGTAGTCCAGGTGAATTTATTCGGGGATTTATCGAAAAATGCCAGCAAGAAGGAAATAATAGCAACGATTTATTGCCGGATACTTTAGCCATTCACCTCTATACCGGTAAGTATAGTCCAGAATTTAAAATTGGGCCGGTAGATAAGCCGGAAACGGATATGGTTAGCCGATTGAGGGAATTATTTGATATTTGCGATGGGGAGGGCTATTTACCCAATTTTTCAATAACGGAATTTGGTTTTAGCCCAACATGGGGGAATATATATGCTCCCGCGAACGGCATGAGCGAATATTCTCAGGCCGTGTATTATCTACGCGCGAATTTGATTCATGCCCTTCATGGAAATAATGATGGCTCTCTATTGCGCGGAATAGGATGGAAAGACTATCAATATTATCAACATCCTTATAATGGCGATGATACGGGCATGCAAGTCAAGATCAACAACAATGCCGTAGACAGGAAAATCCGCAAAGTGGCGCATGAATTATTTACGGGTTCGACGTTAGGATTTGAAGACGACAATTTTAAAGTGATTACGCCGTATTATCGATCATATATAGGCAATCATTTAACGGGAGTTTGCGCATGGAAGGATTTAAATCCGCCTTCGCAATATTCGAACGTTTTATGGGTTGCCGTGTGGCGATTTCAGTTTGATACTAATTTTTGGACTTTCGAAAGCGAATCGCGATCGGTTGTAATAGACGGCGTTTATAGCGGTTATGCCAGCGCTGCCTTTCAATTCAATTTCGATGCAAGTCCGCCAGCGCTTCAAGCGAGAAATTATACGATTAATGTACAACCCAATACTCCGACTGGAAAAACGACCATAACAATCACGGATGATAATCTTAGTGATAGTTATAAAGTAGTTAACGAAAATCCTATTTTTATTAAATTGACAAATTAAAAAGGAGAATAATCATGAAAAAAATAAATATCGTAAAGATGTCATTTTTGACTATATTGATGACGTCGCCGAATGTTTTCGCCGAACCAATGTACACAATTGCATTCCCGGATAGTACTTACAATTTCCCAAGAGCTGTGATTTCGCCAGACGGAAATAATTTCGCTTTGGGCTTATTATCCTTAAAATCGTTTGCGTCTGCACTCGCCAGAGAAGAAAGCGTCTTGTGGGATGGCGATTCGTACATAAGCAATATCGCCTATTCGCCGGACGGCAATTATTTATTTGTTGGCGATTACGAATATCAGGGTAAAATCATCGACGCAAGAACCGGTAAAATATTATTCGAAATAAAATCCTATACGTATTCTCACCGCAAGGAAATTAAGTTTCCCAATACAGGCGGAATCAACTGTTCGGAATTTTGGCCCGATGGATCGAAACTTTTAACCGCCGATAGCGAGGGATTTGTTGAACTATGGGATGTTAAAACAGGTAACAAGGTACATCAATACGATTTGCCATTGGACTACATGAAGTATATAAAATTATCGCATGATTGCAAGCGGCTATATGTTCAGGGCATTGGCGCTTTTACTACAATTGATTTAGACAATGAGAAAATAATAGAAATGATTTCTTCGGAAACATCTTCCCTATCTGCGGATGTAAAATGGCTATTGTCAAATGCAGGGCAGATAGTACACATTAGAGATGTTGATACAGGTGAAATCATAAAGGAATTTTCATTGAGACTTCCAGAATTTGTAAATTCATTAGACATATCAAGCAATAAAAAATATTCGGTTATTGGGGGATTGAATAGAAATGGAATATATTCCCCAAGAATGATTCTCAATAACGAGACAGGCCAAATTGAAAGAACATATCCGGATACAAAAGGAAGATCAAAAAATGATCCATATGGAAACGATATAATTATAAGGTTTTTCCCCGATGGACGCCGATATTTAACCGTCAATGGTTCGAATGTACATATCTGGGACATCAGCGACCTCTATGCCAACGTGGAGGGAGCAAACATCCACAAGTAAGCCGCGCGAAGCGCGTTGGGCGCAACGGCGGGGCATGGCGGAGACGCCATGCCCCGCTAATTTTGCTTGCAGGTTCCAGTTGTATGACGCTTTTCGCTTATTCCCATTATTACCTCCCGGCTGGCGGAGCATTAAAGTTGCGCAGAGCGAGTGCAAAGCGAAACGCAGTCCGCCAATTACCTAACTGATCGAAAGATACTCCGGCGTGATGAAGAGTTCGCCTTTCAGAAAGCCGAGCGCTTCGTAGGCGCCGCGCAAGGTTTCGATGGCGTCTTCCACCACCCGGCGATGGGGGAAGAGCCTCTCGTCGGAAGCGCAGGCCTGGATGACTTTATTTTTGGCGAGGCGCATCCCTTTTTTGACGAACAGAGTGTAGATGAAGAGCAGCCGTTTGCGCATGGCTTCGTCTTCTTCGTAGACCAGCGCCTGTTTCAGCGGCGACATCACTTTCTCCCGCTCCTTGGCGGAACCGGGATCGTAGCAGGTGGTCATCTTGCTGGCCACTTCGTCGCGGGCCAGTTGGAGAAAGTAACTCAGCTGCTTTTCCGATAGGGGCTTTTCGCTGCGGGCGAGGCGGCGGAGGCTGTGGGACAAGGCGCCGCTGAGAACTTTGGCGTCGATGGGGTACCCGTAGTGGCCGATGTGAAGATTCTGAAAATAATTCACCAGTTTGCCGATGGAGTGAATGATGCCTTCCATCGGCAAGGCGGAATGCTTTCTGGCGAACGTATTGGCGACTTTGGGATCGATTTTCCATTGGCTAATAAGATGTTCTTTGATCTGGTTCCTGCGAAAGAATTCTTGGGGCGATTCTTTGCGGCGCTTTCGAGGCTTGCTGGGAGTGATTGCCAAAATGGACATCCTTTACCGTACCCCCTTTTCGATTCCCATCGCTCGTTATTCTCCGGTGAGTTATGAATGCAATCCATTAATGGATTTGTGGTTTCATGCGTTCAATTCGTAAATTTGAGAAATATAATCGAATTTCTATATAACCGCTCATTATAAAAAACATATCCCTAACTCAACGTCAAGGCTCAAAAACGGTTTTTTTGGAAAAGCCGTGGACGCAAAAAATGGAATCGTTTTCATTCCTGCTCCGGATCGGCGCCCCCTTCCTCTTGCCGTTGTTAGGATATTCGAAGCGCGCGCAAAGCTGTTGGGAAAAACCGGGAAATTCCCGTAAATCGCCTCGTAAACCGTGAATCCTGGAGCCGGTTTGTCCCCAACCTCAAACGCATAAACATTCTCCATAGCGGAATATTACGCTATATGTTAACAGAAAATTCGACTGATCGTCAATCATTTTTTTTCGATTTTTTTCTTGCCGCTTCCTGCGCGCTAGACTTTCTTTTTTTCCCCTCGCAAGCGAGAATTATTTCAATGCGTTAAAAAAAATGAAATATCCTACGGATGGAGTTCCGTCAAAAAACAGCGGAATTCGTTTTCATTGTCACAAGAATCGTATATAATTGCGGAGAGAATGTTTCATTGGGAGCGCTTGCAAGCCATTCCATAAAATCTTTGGAATCTAATGATCGATGGGAAAACCTTTAACGGATGACAATTCCAAGAAACTGCATGTTTGCCTGGACGATAAATCGGGAGCGGTTTTTTACGCCTCTATGATTTTCCGGAAAGGCTTCCATGCGGAGTTGAGGACGTCTTGGAAAATCGAAAAAGGAATGACATTATTGATGATGCCCGTGCCGGAAGGTTGGGACGGGAAGGAATTCAAAGCGGACGAGATTCGAAAAACGCCGGGAACGTTTGAAGCCCATATTAATCGAACGGAAGGCAAGGGACTGTTTCATGTGAGAATCCTGTCCGAAGATCAGAAGGATATCGTCAATAAATTGCGTTCGGGAAGTTATTTTGAGGACAGCGCCAAGATCGAAACATCGGAAGCGGGCGCCATCGTTACGATCAAGATGACGGGAAAATACAACATCGAATCGGCCATTCGGCTGGAATCCGTCATTCGCGACCTGCCGGGAACCAGGACGCGCATCCTGTTGGATATGAGTCAAACCACGTATCCTATCAAAACCGGCGTCGGCATGTTGTTGAACGTTTTGAAAATGGCGAACGATATTGGATTTAAAACCAACATCCTCGTCAAACCGGAAACGGGATTGGAAAAAGCGCTGTTGGAAAGCGAATTCGACGACGGCGCCAAAATCTTCACCGATCGCGATATCGCTGTTTCCGCATTATTATTGGCGGATGCGGAGTAGGTTTAATTCAAAAGATGGCATTTAGAATAATCGATGGGTCAAATAATGCGGCCCATCCGGCTGTTCTGCGCATAGTTGACTTTGAAGCGGAAATGTAGAAGAGGCGTCCCGCCGCGGCCGAGATAGTATACGGATCCGGCGGCAGGAAGTCCCTCCTCCATTTCTTCCCATAAAAATCGATAGTCCGATAGCGGCGTTTTTTTTCTTATTAAAAACGCTTGGATAAAAGAGGGCGTATTTTCAACGTCGAGGATTCCGGCTCTCTTTTACTCTAAAAACGCTAACAATGAATGAACGCTCCGATGCAATCTCTTCCTTGCCGGGCGGCGCCGAGAAGAAAAATCATGAACGATGCGATCACCGAACAACGCGCGTCTTTGGACGATAATCGAATCCGGCAAATGCGGGAATTGGCGGAGCGCATGGGATTCGACGATATGGATCCCGCTCTTCTGCATCTGGCGTTATGCCATAGTTCCTATGCGAACGAGCAGGAGGATTGCGAGAATTTCGGCAACGAACGATTGGAATTTCTGGGGGACGCCGTCGTGGGCTTTGCGGTAACGGAATTGCTGTATACCCATTATCCCCACTTGAGGGAAGGCCAACTTTCCAAGATCAAATCCATCGTCGTCAGCAAACGCATTCTAGCCCAACGGACGATCGAATTGAACTTAGGGGAATTCTTGCTGTTGGGCAAAGGGGAAGAGCAGACGGGAGGACGTACCCGCTTTTCCATCTTGGGCAATCTCTTCGAAAGCATTGTGGGGGCGATTCATCTTTCCTGCGGCATCGCGGCGTCCAAGCGCTTCGTTCTTGACGAATTGGAGGAAGAAATCGAAAAAGCGGTGCGGGGCGAGAGCATCGTCGATTATAAATCCAAACTGCAAGAACAGGTGCAGAAGAAATTCGGCGTCCTGCCATCGTATAAAATGATATCCGCCGTCGGTCCCGATCACGACAAAGATTTCGTCGTCGAGGTTTTCGTCCGCAAGAAACGGATTGGAGTCGGCGATGGAAAAAGCAAAAAGAAAGCGGAAAAACAGGCCGCCGCCGACGCCCTGCGGCTAGTCGAAAGCGGCGTGGATATCGACTTTTTATGAATTTTTAATTCTTAATTCTTAATTTTGGATTAACAATGAAAGAAAACCTTATTAAAGAAAAAAGTTATCAATTTGCTTTGAAAATCAATCGATTGTATCAATCTATGGTTGAGAAAAGAGAATTTGTTTTATCCAAACAATTGCTCCGTTCTGGAACCAGTATTGGCGCTAATGTCGAAGAAGCGCTTGCAGGGCAAAGCCGAGCTGATTTTTTATCTAAGATGTCAATTGCTTCAAAAGAAGCCAGGGAGTGTAATTATTGGCTGAGATTAATAAGAGATTCAAATCTGGTTATCGAAAATAAAATTGAGCCATACCTTGAAGAATCAGATACGATTTTACGAATTTTGACTTCCATTGTAAAATCGACGCAAGAAAAAATAATTCAAAATCAAAAATCAAAAATTCAAAATCTATGAAAATCCTGCCTCTCTATATTCCCAATGAAGGATGCCGCAGCCTTTGCGTTTATTGCAACCAATCGCTGGTGGTCGGAGCGGCGGAAGAACGGTCCTCGTGGTCATCCCGCCTTCACGCCATCGACGAATCGGAAGAGACGTGGGAGATCGCCTTCTACGCCGGAACCTTCAGCGCTTTGCCGCAAGAAGAGATGAAGCGTTGTTTCGCGGAGGCGGCGCCGTACCTGAAGCGGGCGAACGTGCTTGGGCTGCGCCTGTCCACGCGCCCGGACCGGCTGCCGGACGATACGCTGGCATTCTTAAAGCGCGAGGGCATCAGGACTATCGAACTGGGAGTGGAATCTCTGGATGACGCCGTGTTGGAGAAAAGCGCACGGGGACATAACGCCGTAGAAGCGCGCGGCGCCTGCGAGCGGGTGAAGCGCTGCGGCTTTAAGTTAGGGATTCATCTGATGTGCGGCTTGCCGGGACAAAATTTCGATTCGTGGAAGCAAACCGTTCAGGAAGCGGCGGCCTTACGCCCCGATTTCGTGCGCATTGCGCCGACGCTGGTTTTGAAGAAAACCCGCCTCGAACGAATGTTTCTGCGCGGAGAATATCAACCGTTGAGTTTGGAGGAAGCCATCGAACAATGCGCCTATGCTCATGCGGCGTTTCTGCGGCGGGGAATCGACGTGGCTCGCATCGGGTTGGCGTTATCCGACGATCGGGGGGACGGAGCGGAGAAGGTCGCGGCGGGGCCGTGGCATCCCGCCCTGCGTCATGAAGTGGAATCGCAACTGGCGCAGAAAACCATTCTCGCCGTCCTGCGGCGCGAAGGCGGCGCCGAGGTTGTCATTCATCCCCGCGACGTTTCTATTACCACCGGAGCAGAGCGGCGCAACCTGCGCTGCTGGGAACAAGAGTTAGGATACCCTATCGCCATCGCTCGCCAGGAAGAGCAGGCGCGGGGAACCTTTCGCTGCGGCGAGGGAGCCTCCCATCCGTTATTCTGGGAGGATGACGATGAATAACGGGCGCGTTCTCGCCGTGGATTATGGAACCAAGCGCATCGGCCTGGCGTTGTCCGACGCGCTGAGAATTACGGCGCAGCCGTATAGGACGCTGGAACGGAGCGGCGACGAAGCGCTGCTGCAAACCTTCGCCGATATTGTGCAGCAGGAGAACGTAAGCGAAATTTTGATGGGATTGCCGAAGCGGCTGGACGGCTCGCTGGGGGATATGGCAAAAGAGGCAAAAGCCTTTGGCCAACGCCTAAAAGAACGCATAGAAATTCCCGTGCGCTACTGGGACGAACGATTTTCCACCCACGCCGCGCAACGGGCGTTATTGGAAGGCGACGCCAGCCGCAAAAAGCGGAAACAGGTCATCGACAAAACCGCGGCGGCCTGGATGCTGCAAGGCTACCTCGATTCGCAGGCGCGGGGGTGAGGTTTTTTTTGTCTAAATCGGGATGGCCAGGATTTGCAGGATAAAGAATCGAAATCATCCTTGTCTTCTTTTACCCTTTATATAATGATTCAAAAAAACTCCGCGCCTTTAGCACGGAAAAGGTATAAGGGCTAATAATTCCGAGCGAGACGAAATCCAATATCATTATTCCCATCGACCGGGGAGTTGTACCGAATACTTGACCTACAAACAGATGCATCACCAGCCCAGCAACCACCTCGAATTACTCGAATAATATTACGTGGATAACTTATCCATGCATTGCCATCATTTGGAGCGCCATTATAATCAAAATGCCAATCATCTTCACACCATTCCCAAATATTACCGCTCATATCATACAAACACCACCGGTTTGGTTCTTTTAATCCCACTTCATGCGTAGTTCCATTGCTGTTTCCTCCAAACCAGGCATACTTGTCGATTACTTTATATTCAAGATCGTCCCCCCAATAAAACCACGTTGTAGTACCAGCTCGGCAAGCGTATTCCCATTCAGCTTCTGAAGGCAGACGGAATATTCCTTTATCCATTTGATTCAACCTCTCAATAAACAATTTACAACTATACCAAGTAACTTGTTCTACTGGATTGTTTGGTTTTTCTTTAAAATAAGAGGGATTATCCCCCATTATCGCTCGCCATTGCGCTTGTGTGACAAGATATTTACCAATATAAAATTCATGATATATCGTTACTTTATGTGGCGGAGTCCGCATTTCCGTAATATCTCTTTCATTTTTTCCATGTCCCATCATAAACTCCCCCGCTGGAATATAAACGAAAGTCATATCGATATTTTGGGGAAGATGGATTGTTAATTCCTTTATTGGCGTTTGTTGTGTTGGCGCAGGGGATGAGATTGATTGAATGGGATTAGGAATAATCGATTCAGGATTCGGGGCATTTGTTGGAAAGGTAATTTGTTCTTTTAGAGTAGGAGTAGGAGGCGGGATTAGTGTAAAGAAATTTTTCTGAGCATCTTTATTAATTTCTCGCTCTGCTTTTTCTAATAGAGCTTTAGCATCAATATATCTTTCTTCCGCTATGGCCTTTAATGCTAATTCATACGGACTCGCATCATCAGGGATTTGTTTAGACAATTTTCGAGCTTCATCTGAAGGTGGTTTCAACTGAGATCTTTGATGAGATATTATTAGATTGACTTGTCTTTTAACATAACTAATTTCTTGCTTTAGAGAGGAATTTTCACTTTTTAAAGATTCATATTTTTTAGTTGTTTCTTCTATTTGAGCATCAAATTTTTGGTTTGTTTCTTCTTTGAAAGAAGCAAGATTATTCTTAAGAGAAGTGTTTTCATTTTTTAGCGAAGTATCTTCATTTTTTAAAACATCATATTTTTTATTTGCTTCTTCTTTTTGAGCATCAAACTTTTGGTTTGTTACTTCTTTGAAAGAAGCAAGATTATTCTTAAGAGAAGTGTTTTCATTTTTTAGCGAAGTATCTTCATTTTTTAAAACATCATATTTTTTATTTGCTTCTTCTTTTTGAGCATCAAATTTTTGGTTTGTTTCTTCTTTAAAAGAATCTAAATTTTCTTTAAAAATCCCTAGTTTTTCTTTCAATTCGGAAAAGACTATTTCACTTTTACTTTTAGGCGCTTCAACGAAGTAAAGTTTTAAAGCATACCCCAAAAAACCTAAAACGACAGCAATTATAGATAAATAAAATAATCGGTCGATCGATAATTTAAACGTATCAAAAGCACCTGTTCTTGACAGTTTTGGGAAAATCGGTTTTGAAATAATTATTTTAATAATAAAAGAAAGAAAACAAGCGATGATCCCCGCTATACCCAGTGGAGTTGATATGTTGGATGCAATCTCAAGTATCTTATCCATGTCTAATCCGCCTTTCATTTCGCAAATCTGACATAACGGCTAAAAAAGACGAAATCCTCTAATTGAATTTCTTCAAAATATCCTGGGACAGGACATTGTTCCAATTTCTCCACGCCAATCCATAATATCTAAATGCGGTCACTGAAACCGCCTGTCGATAAAAATAACAGAACGAAATCCTTATCGCGAGATACTGGAGCGCGTTCGCCGTTGACGCCGGATTACAATCCATAAACGTTTATAGAGGACGAATTCGAAGCCGATCTTTAGCAACTACGAGAAAATTTCCCTGAGCGTTGGATTGAATTTCGGGCCACCAGGGACGCAGCAAGTTTAAACGTTCCCACTGATTCTTGGCTGGCAAACGGAGAAGAATAATGCCGAAAGCGGCGCGTTTTTCACGATACGCCAATTCTCCGAAATCCAGGTCGCGAGTCAGAAGAATGCGAGAGGCGGAAGCGGCATGATCCAACAATTGACGATCGGAAAATGACGCGAATTGTTCGGCGGCCCACAAAACATCGCATCCTTCTTTTCGAAGCCAATTCACCATAGCTTTTTCGATATTTTCGTCGGCCAGGATATTCATCCCGCTTTTTCCTGTAAAAAAAGCGTTTTTTCGGTCGATAGCGAAGCGGCGGCGAAAGCCAACGCCGCTTGGATATCTTCAACCTGCAGACGAGGGTAGGCGGCCAAAATATCGGTCTCCGCCGTTCCTTCCGCTAAGGTTTCCAGGATCAATTCCACAGTGATCCGCGTTCCTTTGATTACAGGTTTGCCCAGCATCACGTCAGGCCGTTGTTCGATGCGATCGATCCAATTCATTTTCTGCTCCTCCTATATATCAATTCATTTTATCTTCAAAAACAGCCGGAAAAAGACAATTTCTTTCCGCTTTGCTCGTATTGCTTATGAACCGGGTTGATCGACTCGCAATAGAAGTGGTAAAACCTGTTCAAAAAGCAGCGTAGGATGAAGTCGCGCCGTTTAATCCATCAATAACAACCTCCATCGAAAACGATGGGTCAAAAAACGCGGCCCATCCCGCCTGCTCATAAAAGTACCAGAACGAACTCCTTATCGCAAGATAGGGGAGCGCGTTCGCCGTTTGCTCACGGGCGGATAAATCTTGCCCTTGCCGCCCAGCCTCGCCATCGGGCATAATAATAATGGCTGGAATTACAGGCGTTGCTCTCGTTCAAGAAAATCCGCCGCCCGGACCAGGAAACGATGAAATTCTTCTCCTCTAAACTCCCCATTCTCTTTCCCTTGTTTCTGCTGGCCGCTTTTCTTCGCACTCATGCGGAATATTTGATTGGTCCGGCTTTGCATTTGCGCACGCTGGCCGCCGGGGCGCTGCCACTGTTGGCGTTTT
This region includes:
- the ruvX gene encoding Holliday junction resolvase RuvX, translated to MNNGRVLAVDYGTKRIGLALSDALRITAQPYRTLERSGDEALLQTFADIVQQENVSEILMGLPKRLDGSLGDMAKEAKAFGQRLKERIEIPVRYWDERFSTHAAQRALLEGDASRKKRKQVIDKTAAAWMLQGYLDSQARG
- a CDS encoding DUF5615 family PIN-like protein, encoding MNILADENIEKAMVNWLRKEGCDVLWAAEQFASFSDRQLLDHAASASRILLTRDLDFGELAYREKRAAFGIILLRLPAKNQWERLNLLRPWWPEIQSNAQGNFLVVAKDRLRIRPL
- a CDS encoding SUMF1/EgtB/PvdO family nonheme iron enzyme, which encodes MDKILEIASNISTPLGIAGIIACFLSFIIKIIISKPIFPKLSRTGAFDTFKLSIDRLFYLSIIAVVLGFLGYALKLYFVEAPKSKSEIVFSELKEKLGIFKENLDSFKEETNQKFDAQKEEANKKYDVLKNEDTSLKNENTSLKNNLASFKEVTNQKFDAQKEEANKKYDVLKNEDTSLKNENTSLKNNLASFKEETNQKFDAQIEETTKKYESLKSENSSLKQEISYVKRQVNLIISHQRSQLKPPSDEARKLSKQIPDDASPYELALKAIAEERYIDAKALLEKAEREINKDAQKNFFTLIPPPTPTLKEQITFPTNAPNPESIIPNPIQSISSPAPTQQTPIKELTIHLPQNIDMTFVYIPAGEFMMGHGKNERDITEMRTPPHKVTIYHEFYIGKYLVTQAQWRAIMGDNPSYFKEKPNNPVEQVTWYSCKLFIERLNQMDKGIFRLPSEAEWEYACRAGTTTWFYWGDDLEYKVIDKYAWFGGNSNGTTHEVGLKEPNRWCLYDMSGNIWEWCEDDWHFDYNGAPNDGNAWISYPRNIIRVIRGGCWAGDASVCRSSIRYNSPVDGNNDIGFRLARNY
- a CDS encoding DNRLRE domain-containing protein — its product is MRTCSIIMLAVCLLTAAPLAQSQAQTQESYPAPVSEYAEKTGPNTMTFLAYPKYYKLADGALELVNTNLTASKSGEWDYEVTAGIWQLFVRVDGTFQARHEGDIFTYRFAGLGVGRGANFKPLDLDILNWENISVVGDSVRWSEVLPNVDVTVRYIHDILKVDVKVKQALMANLRAQTKAGALDAGEFLTARFEIPQALVTSQPMQNGEARDLYAEPISVDQPLYFEKNGKAIQKLRPVETYILDAKGDPIEDRSITIQTAQQWRLSQEGAGVAEMSARLGDLADAPDGDVVIDPSMVFESQNLIVDSLLDYENQSTNYFSATSVSMSYKDRFIIGFNVGNSSALLPEGITVTDAKISLHLISNSASDDFRFHKVKENWDGMYVTWYNKANNSLWTTLGGYFEDWHYASPKVTIPYISPFVGGDIEIPVPQIFKSHYSNTVNHTYYRGSILKRVVDTSGSNVTNIATCDNTTVAYRPKLTVSYKKVFGCDIGAQYHDISVANRAANADADGFKIFRYFIGNEDNPSTKIPLYFSGIESDQKVICVFPAKTGVYSYSSANDYASNIITRMGYINSSDFYKVAAIELGNEEEGVWWSTPPPPWWYGSQADGGRFADYYLAARSSIKQQSWGNQVEIISGGTISQHGFLSFGSSYQYGSPGEFIRGFIEKCQQEGNNSNDLLPDTLAIHLYTGKYSPEFKIGPVDKPETDMVSRLRELFDICDGEGYLPNFSITEFGFSPTWGNIYAPANGMSEYSQAVYYLRANLIHALHGNNDGSLLRGIGWKDYQYYQHPYNGDDTGMQVKINNNAVDRKIRKVAHELFTGSTLGFEDDNFKVITPYYRSYIGNHLTGVCAWKDLNPPSQYSNVLWVAVWRFQFDTNFWTFESESRSVVIDGVYSGYASAAFQFNFDASPPALQARNYTINVQPNTPTGKTTITITDDNLSDSYKVVNENPIFIKLTN
- a CDS encoding four helix bundle protein, with amino-acid sequence MKENLIKEKSYQFALKINRLYQSMVEKREFVLSKQLLRSGTSIGANVEEALAGQSRADFLSKMSIASKEARECNYWLRLIRDSNLVIENKIEPYLEESDTILRILTSIVKSTQEKIIQNQKSKIQNL
- the rnc gene encoding ribonuclease III; the protein is MNAPMQSLPCRAAPRRKIMNDAITEQRASLDDNRIRQMRELAERMGFDDMDPALLHLALCHSSYANEQEDCENFGNERLEFLGDAVVGFAVTELLYTHYPHLREGQLSKIKSIVVSKRILAQRTIELNLGEFLLLGKGEEQTGGRTRFSILGNLFESIVGAIHLSCGIAASKRFVLDELEEEIEKAVRGESIVDYKSKLQEQVQKKFGVLPSYKMISAVGPDHDKDFVVEVFVRKKRIGVGDGKSKKKAEKQAAADALRLVESGVDIDFL
- a CDS encoding STAS domain-containing protein, which encodes MGKPLTDDNSKKLHVCLDDKSGAVFYASMIFRKGFHAELRTSWKIEKGMTLLMMPVPEGWDGKEFKADEIRKTPGTFEAHINRTEGKGLFHVRILSEDQKDIVNKLRSGSYFEDSAKIETSEAGAIVTIKMTGKYNIESAIRLESVIRDLPGTRTRILLDMSQTTYPIKTGVGMLLNVLKMANDIGFKTNILVKPETGLEKALLESEFDDGAKIFTDRDIAVSALLLADAE
- a CDS encoding DUF433 domain-containing protein is translated as MNWIDRIEQRPDVMLGKPVIKGTRITVELILETLAEGTAETDILAAYPRLQVEDIQAALAFAAASLSTEKTLFLQEKAG
- a CDS encoding radical SAM protein, producing MKILPLYIPNEGCRSLCVYCNQSLVVGAAEERSSWSSRLHAIDESEETWEIAFYAGTFSALPQEEMKRCFAEAAPYLKRANVLGLRLSTRPDRLPDDTLAFLKREGIRTIELGVESLDDAVLEKSARGHNAVEARGACERVKRCGFKLGIHLMCGLPGQNFDSWKQTVQEAAALRPDFVRIAPTLVLKKTRLERMFLRGEYQPLSLEEAIEQCAYAHAAFLRRGIDVARIGLALSDDRGDGAEKVAAGPWHPALRHEVESQLAQKTILAVLRREGGAEVVIHPRDVSITTGAERRNLRCWEQELGYPIAIARQEEQARGTFRCGEGASHPLFWEDDDE